The genomic interval AAACCTTGAATCTGGATTTTGATCCCCCGGCGTCTATGAGACCACTTGTCACTGCTTTCGGTGACGATTCATGACTCCAGCAACAACACAAACCGGCCTGGTGTTACGGCGAACCAAAAGCTTTTATTACATTTATGTAAATGGAAAAGTCTGCCTGTGTCGTGTCAAAGGCAATTTATTCCAAAACAGCCGATATGATCATAAAATAGCTGTGGGTGACAGAGTTGAAGTGGATCTGGAGGCCTCTGATGATGCCGGTTGGATTTATAAAGTGCTTCCGCGTTCCACAAAACTCACGCGTCCCATGAGTGAGAATGTTGAACAGGTTCTGGTTGCAAACGCTGATTATCTGATGGTGGTTAGTTCCACCAAAACGCCACCATTTCGCTATGGTCTTGTGGATCGCTTTTTGATCACGGCTGAACGAGGTGGTTTAACTCCTGTCATTGTGATCAATAAAATAGATTTGGGTGTCGATGGTCTGGAACCCATCCTCCAGCTATATCAGACCTTGGGATATCAGGTGTTATGCACCAGTGTGGCAACAGGCGAAGGACTTGATATTCTGGGCAGTATGCTGCATGAAAAAATTACAATTTTGTCAGGACATTCTGGTGTGGGAAAATCATCAATCATCAAGGCTCTGTTTCCGGA from SAR324 cluster bacterium carries:
- the rsgA gene encoding ribosome small subunit-dependent GTPase A — its product is MTPATTQTGLVLRRTKSFYYIYVNGKVCLCRVKGNLFQNSRYDHKIAVGDRVEVDLEASDDAGWIYKVLPRSTKLTRPMSENVEQVLVANADYLMVVSSTKTPPFRYGLVDRFLITAERGGLTPVIVINKIDLGVDGLEPILQLYQTLGYQVLCTSVATGEGLDILGSMLHEKITILSGHSGVGKSSIIKALFPDWDIRIGNVNEKGGKGKHTTTLAEMYPLPQGSGFIVDTPGIREMGLGISREELDQFFIEFETPRKFCGFKRCSHTHEPRCGVKEALVDGQISEQRYESYLSIFESLENK